A section of the Citrus sinensis cultivar Valencia sweet orange chromosome 8, DVS_A1.0, whole genome shotgun sequence genome encodes:
- the LOC107176124 gene encoding uncharacterized protein LOC107176124: MLGSSDNIGRGKNPSFARVFSPPLQATRSTKKARMREEGTDEDNPPLVTYKETLVGDSQYRVAGIGGSEADWEFEEGDVIENHDGVMPSISFSARIQEKLIQPWKNSVVVKLLGRNIGYKALCARLANMWKPSMSYSVIDLENNYFLVRFRNVGDALDALTRGPWIILGHYLTVQQWTPDFDSKVMNFEYVNVWIRLPSLAIYLYHQKTLSKIGQLVGEVIKLNDNTELSTRGKFARIAVRISLAKPLVSEVELNGRCGRYGHNNGDCSENINDGQFGGEETYRKDSQRRDVHAAQEDGRSKDTHFEPFGPWMVASRRGRKIASGKETVGEPNQNRSIQGNTVSRFQVLEQLHEQNLNRAIPELND; encoded by the exons ATGTTAGGAAGCTCCGACAACATCGGAAGAGGCAAAAACCCTAGTTTCGCGAGGGTTTTTTCACCGCCGTTACAGGCGACGCGTTCAACCAAAAAAGCTCGGATGAGGGAAGAAGGCACAGATGAGGACAATCCGCCGCTGGTGACTTACAAGGAAACCCTAGTGGGCGATTCACAATATAGGGTGGCTGGGATTGGCGGAAGTGAAGCAGACTGGGAGTTTGAAGAGGGTGATGTGATTGAGAATCATGATGGAGTAATGCCATCTATAAGTTTCTCGGCCAGGATACAAGAGAAACTCATTCAACCATGGAAGAACTCGGTTGTGGTAAAGCTGTTAGGAAGGAATATTGGTTATAAGGCTCTTTGTGCTCGACTGGCTAACATGTGGAAACCTTCTATGAGTTATTCGGTGATTGATTTGGAAAATAACTATTTCTTGGTACGATTTCGCAATGTAGGGGACGCCTTGGATGCTTTGACGAGAGGTCCATGGATCATTTTAGGCCATTATCTAACTGTGCAGCAATGGACGCCTGATTTCGATAGCAAAGTTATGAACTTTGAATATGTCAATGTCTGGATTCGATTACCAAGCTTAGCCATATACTTATACCACCAGAAAACCCTTTCTAAAATTGGCCAATTAGTTGGAGAAGTTATCAAACTTAATGATAATACAGAATTGTCGACAAGAGGTAAATTCGCAAGAATTGCTGTTAGGATTTCTCTTGCAAAACCTCTAGTCTCTGAAGTTGAATTGAATGGAAGG TGTGGCAGATATGGTCACAACAATGGGGATTGTAGTGAGAACATTAACGATGGGCAATTTGGAGGAGAAGAGACTTACAGAAAAGATAGCCAACGAAGAGATGTGCACGCTGCACAGGAGGATGGCAGGTCTAAGGATACCCACTTTGAACCTTTTGGACCTTGGATGGTTGCCTCCAGGAGGGGTCGTAAAATAGCTAGTGGTAAGGAAACTGTAGGGGAGCCAAATCAGAATAGATCGATCCAAGGAAATACTGTATCAAGATTTCAAGTATTAGAACAACTTCATGAGCAGAATCTTAATCGTGCAATCCCAGAACTTAATGATTAG
- the LOC102617161 gene encoding uncharacterized protein LOC102617161 isoform X2 yields the protein MAAATISGRSSSTFARTILRSAPTRASAAAPRRPSQVSVSNGFVPSNFSLRCPTRFPPAPSPIRLVRRELSTLVPVHSAISAACLVSRLPTDANTSIQVAWGRRTRRL from the exons ATGGCAGCAGCTACAATAAGTGGAAGATCCTCATCTACATTCGCACGCACAATCTTGAGATCAGCACCGACAAGAGCATCAGCAGCAGCACCTAGAAGGCCGTCTCAAGTCTCAGTCTCAAATGGTTTCGTTCCTTCGAATTTCAGCCTCCGTTGCCCGACCCGATTTCCCCCCGCTCCTTCTCCAATcag ATTGGTGCGGCGAGAATTGAGCACTCTTGTTCCTGTCCACAGCGCCATTTCTGCCGCTTGTCTTGTTTCCAGGCTGCCCACTGATGCCAACACTTCCATTCAAG TTGCATGGGGGAGGAGGACAAGAAGGCTGTGA
- the LOC107176123 gene encoding uncharacterized protein LOC107176123 codes for MTEADVIKEAMSEGEESMVEEMPGACIQQGATSHSFRQTFKTIIQRYKQAMVVVMEPQISGRKADNFIKASGFARSHRVEAIVFSCRIWLLWRDQFDVEITFNHKQFIHLKLQRNNVLISWITTLYASPVPIIRRELWDHLNHLATITNDLWIVGGDFNSIIFQGEKIGGLLRQAFKGPRYTWSRGSLSKRLDRVVCNKAWFLQNPNASVLHLPKVASDHRPVLIRFDQSSRNNKSPKLFRFMATWLTNSRFTDFMKTHWNNEMPYYRVASEFIQQVQHWNKNSFGNIFQRKKVLLVRIGGVQRALER; via the exons ATGACAGAAGCTGATGTAATTAAAGAAGCCATGTCTGAAGGTGAAGAGTCAATGGTGGAGGAAATGCCCGGAGCATGCATACAACAG GGAGCGACTTCCCATTCTTTTAGACAAACTTTTAAGACCATTATTCAAAGGTATAAGCAGGCTATGGTGGTGGTTATGGAACCGCAAATTAGTGGGCGGAAAGCAGACAACTTCATTAAGGCGAGTGGTTTTGCTCGATCTCATAGAGTGGAAGCAATAGTTTTTTCGTGTAGAATATGGCTGCTATGGAGGGATCAGTTTGATGTAGAGATTACTTTTAATCACAAGCAATTTATTCACCTTAAGCTGCAGCGTAACAATGTGTTGATATCCTGGATTACTACGTTGTATGCTAGTCCAGTTCCGATTATCCGCCGTGAGCTATGGGATCACCTTAATCACCTGGCTACTATCACCAATGATCTTTGGATTGTTGGAGGTGATTTTAACTCGATCATATTTCAAGGAGAAAAGATTGGGGGTCTTCTACGGCAAGCG TTTAAGGGCCCCAGATATACATGGTCGCGTGGCTCCCTTTCAAAGCGCCTTGATCGAGTTGTTTGTAATAAGGCTTGGTTTTTACAGAATCCTAATGCCTCGGTTTTACATTTGCCAAAAGTGGCATCCGATCATCGCCCTGTCCTAATTAGATTTGATCAAAGTTCCCGAAATAATAAATCTCCAAAGCTGTTTCGTTTCATGGCTACTTGGTTGACAAATTCGAGATTTACAGACTTTATGAAGACTCATTGGAATAATGAAATGCCTTATTATCGGGTGGCTTCAGAGTTTATCCAACAGGTGCAGCACTGGAATAAAAATAGCTTTGGGAATATTTTCCAAAGGAAGAAGGTTTTGCTGGTAAGGATTGGAGGAGTTCAAAGAGCTCTAGAACGGTGA
- the LOC102616852 gene encoding uncharacterized protein LOC102616852, which produces MRDLVSCFNENAVNVSHSSCSSYSSNACISPSLLPSVQNAVTCLYRIIFSNKNQLFVTVTWCKNPATGQGLNINFGDDASASFKLNTNSGLFRKKKGSRVIESTMPSKIEVFWDLSNARYDSGPEPVEGFYVLVMVDSEIGLILGNLNEDIVTKKLKNSSSAAKVSLVSRREHCSGNALYSTKAQFCDTGIAHDILIRCGGENEGLKHPVLSVCIDKKTVIRVKRLLWNFRGNQTIFVDGLLVDLMWDVHDWFFNPASGYAVFMFRTRSGLDSRLWLEEKLMQKEQESVEFSLSIYACKSPLRN; this is translated from the coding sequence ATGAGAGACTTAGTTTCTTGTTTTAATGAAAATGCTGTAAATGTTTCTCATTCTTCTTGTTCTAGTTATTCAAGCAATGCTTGCATATCTCCAAGTTTATTGCCTTCAGTTCAAAATGCTGTCACTTGTCTTTACAGAATCATCTTCTCCAACAAAAACCAACTCTTTGTAACTGTCACTTGGTGCAAGAACCCCGCTACAGGGCAAGGCCTAAACATAAACTTTGGTGATGACGCCTCTGCATCATTCAAACTCAACACCAATTCGGGCTTGTTCAGGAAGAAGAAGGGCAGCAGAGTGATTGAGTCCACTATGCCTTCAAAGATTGAAGTGTTTTGGGATCTTTCCAATGCTAGATATGACTCAGGGCCCGAACCTGTTGAAGGGTTTTATGTTCTTGTCATGGTTGATTCAGAAATAGGCCTCATATTAGGCAACTTGAATGAAGATATTGTCACCAAGAAGTTGAAAAATAGCAGCTCTGCTGCAAAAGTGTCACTCGTTTCGCGGCGAGAGCATTGTTCAGGCAATGCCCTTTATTCAACGAAGGCTCAATTTTGTGACACTGGCATTGCACATGACATTTTGATCAGATGTGGGGGTGAAAATGAAGGGCTAAAGCATCCAGTTTTATCTGTTTGTATAGACAAGAAGACGGTGATTCGTGTTAAGAGGCTGCTGTGGAACTTTAGAGGGAATCAGACAATTTTTGTTGACGGATTGCTTGTTGATCTGATGTGGGATGTGCATGATTGGTTCTTTAATCCTGCTTCTGGATACGCCGTCTTCATGTTCAGAACAAGAAGTGGCTTGGATAGCAGGCTATGGCTGGAGGAGAAGTTGATGCAGAAAGAGCAAGAGAGTGTTGAGTTCTCTTTGTCGATCTATGCCTGTAAGAGCCCCTTAAGAAACTGA
- the LOC102615980 gene encoding stress-response A/B barrel domain-containing protein At5g22580: protein MGEGEEAAMGEFKHLVIVKFKEGVVVEDIVKGMKKLVSEIDAVKSFEWGQDVEGQEMLRQGFTHAFLMTFNKKEDYTTFASHPSHVEFSATFSAAIEKIVLLDFPTVLGKAPAA from the exons ATGGGTGAGGGTGAAGAGGCAGCAATGGGAGAGTTCAAGCACTTGGTGATTGTTAAGTTCAAGGAAGGTGTGGTTGTGGAGGATATTGTCAAAGGGATGAAAAAGCTAGTTTCAGAGATTGATGCTGTCAAATCTTTTGAATG GGGCCAAGATGTAGAAGGGCAGGAGATGCTTAGGCAAGGCTTCACACATGCATTCTTGATGACATTCAACAAGAAGGAAGACTATACAACCTTTGCAAGCCATCCCAGCCACGTCGAATTCTCGGCTACATTTTCAGCTGCTATTGAGAAGATTGTCCTGCTTGATTTCCCTACCGTGCTTGGCAAAGCACCAGCAGCATGA
- the LOC102616366 gene encoding uncharacterized protein LOC102616366 has product MQNIFHQLLLIFSLLIINTSIAQSVPASFCGKIENREPFLNQNTTKTLTIPHYKRAYRRFLGDDDVESKEEVGLGTRISFDEIPDHLPDVCKECEKPNGNCGVGLKCICHPKECKDKVISNLSGTLNPAGNILFPVLSFTVLMIFWNHC; this is encoded by the exons ATGCAGAACATTTTTCATCAGCTGCTTCTCATATTCAGTCTCCTAATAATCAACACCTCTATAGCACAATCGGTTCCCGCAAGCTTTTGtgggaaaattgaaaatagagAACCTTTCTTAAACCAAAACACAACTAAAACACTAACCATCCCTCACTACAAGAGGGCGTACAGAAGATTTTTGGGTGACGATGATGTCGAATCCAAAGAAGAAGTTGGGTTGGGGACAAGAATTTCATTTGACGAAATTCCTGACCATCTACCAGATGTTTGTAAAGAGTGTGAGAAGCCTAATGGCAACTGTGGTGTTGGCTTGAAGTGCATTTGCCATCCAAAAGAATGCA AAGATAAGGTCATTTCTAATTTGAGTGGAACCTTGAATCCTGCTGGTAATATTCTCTTTCCAGTGCTTTCTTTCACGGTGTTAATGATCTTTTGGAACCATTGTTAA
- the LOC102617161 gene encoding uncharacterized protein LOC102617161 isoform X1: MAAATISGRSSSTFARTILRSAPTRASAAAPRRPSQVSVSNGFVPSNFSLRCPTRFPPAPSPIRLVRRELSTLVPVHSAISAACLVSRLPTDANTSIQGRFANYLSPI; this comes from the exons ATGGCAGCAGCTACAATAAGTGGAAGATCCTCATCTACATTCGCACGCACAATCTTGAGATCAGCACCGACAAGAGCATCAGCAGCAGCACCTAGAAGGCCGTCTCAAGTCTCAGTCTCAAATGGTTTCGTTCCTTCGAATTTCAGCCTCCGTTGCCCGACCCGATTTCCCCCCGCTCCTTCTCCAATcag ATTGGTGCGGCGAGAATTGAGCACTCTTGTTCCTGTCCACAGCGCCATTTCTGCCGCTTGTCTTGTTTCCAGGCTGCCCACTGATGCCAACACTTCCATTCAAG GTAGATTTGCTAATTATCTCAGTCCCATCTAA